A single region of the Ketogulonicigenium vulgare WSH-001 genome encodes:
- the edd gene encoding phosphogluconate dehydratase, translating to MQRPIHDTINRVTDRILQRSEGVRSAYLDKIGKAASAGPARAHLACGNQAHAYAAMGQDKVSLAAGRAPNIGIITAYNDMLSAHQPFETYPELIRATARTVGATAQVAGGVPAMCDGVTQGQPGMELSLFSRDVIAMAAGVGLSHNCYDTSLYLGVCDKIVPGLIMAASTFGHIPAVFVPAGPMASGITNSEKAAVRNAFAEGKATREELMASEMASYHGPGTCTFYGTANTNQMLMEVMGLHLPGATFINPGQPIRDALTAAAVRRAVEITALGNDFRPIGEILDARAYVNGIVGLMATGGSTNLVLHLPAMARASGVLLDLQDFADIAAVVPLMARVYPNGLADVNHFHAAGGLQFLIGELLDAGLLHNDVQTIMGEGLDAYRTEPKMIDGALHWVDGPKTTLNEKILRPAADPFAATGGLRQLSGNLGRGVIKISAVAPDRHVIEAPARVFHDQHDVKAAFQRGEFTSDTIVVVRFQGPRANGMPELHTLTPVLSVLQDRGLRVALVTDGRMSGASGKVPAAIHISPEAAAGGTLALLQDGDMLRLDATNGTLECLTDLAGRKPAPVDLEASASGMGRELFAAFRAQVGGAETGAAVVV from the coding sequence ATGCAGCGTCCTATTCACGACACGATAAACCGTGTCACCGACCGCATCTTGCAACGCTCGGAGGGCGTGCGCAGTGCCTATCTGGACAAGATCGGCAAGGCCGCAAGTGCAGGTCCCGCCCGCGCGCATCTGGCCTGCGGCAATCAGGCCCATGCCTATGCCGCGATGGGTCAGGACAAGGTGTCGCTGGCCGCTGGCCGCGCGCCCAATATCGGCATCATCACCGCCTATAACGACATGCTATCGGCGCATCAGCCGTTCGAAACCTATCCCGAATTGATCCGCGCGACCGCCCGCACCGTTGGCGCCACCGCGCAGGTTGCAGGCGGCGTGCCCGCCATGTGTGACGGCGTGACTCAAGGCCAGCCGGGGATGGAACTGTCGCTGTTTTCCCGCGATGTCATCGCCATGGCCGCGGGCGTTGGCCTCAGCCATAATTGCTATGACACCTCGCTCTATTTGGGCGTTTGCGACAAGATCGTGCCCGGCCTGATCATGGCCGCCTCGACCTTTGGCCATATTCCGGCGGTCTTCGTGCCAGCGGGGCCGATGGCCTCGGGCATCACCAACAGCGAAAAAGCTGCCGTCCGCAATGCCTTTGCCGAAGGAAAAGCCACGCGCGAAGAACTGATGGCGTCCGAGATGGCCAGCTATCACGGCCCCGGCACCTGCACCTTTTACGGCACCGCCAATACCAACCAGATGTTGATGGAGGTCATGGGCCTGCACCTGCCCGGCGCGACCTTTATCAATCCCGGCCAGCCCATTCGCGATGCGCTGACCGCAGCCGCCGTGCGCCGCGCCGTGGAAATCACCGCGCTGGGGAATGACTTCCGCCCCATCGGCGAGATCTTGGACGCCCGCGCTTATGTGAATGGGATCGTCGGGCTGATGGCCACGGGCGGCTCGACCAACCTCGTGCTGCACCTGCCTGCGATGGCGCGCGCCTCGGGCGTGCTGCTGGATCTGCAGGACTTTGCCGATATCGCCGCTGTGGTGCCGCTGATGGCGCGCGTCTACCCGAACGGCTTGGCCGATGTGAACCATTTCCACGCCGCAGGCGGCCTGCAATTCCTGATTGGCGAGCTGCTGGACGCTGGCCTGTTGCATAACGATGTGCAGACCATCATGGGCGAGGGTCTGGACGCCTATCGGACCGAGCCGAAGATGATCGACGGCGCCCTGCACTGGGTCGACGGACCAAAGACCACGCTGAACGAGAAAATCCTGCGCCCGGCCGCCGATCCGTTCGCCGCCACCGGCGGTCTGCGCCAGCTTTCGGGGAACCTCGGGCGCGGCGTCATCAAAATCTCGGCCGTCGCACCGGATCGCCATGTGATCGAGGCGCCTGCCCGCGTTTTCCACGATCAGCACGACGTGAAAGCCGCCTTCCAGCGCGGCGAATTCACCAGCGATACGATTGTGGTGGTGCGCTTTCAGGGGCCGCGCGCCAATGGCATGCCCGAACTGCACACGCTGACCCCCGTGCTGTCGGTGCTGCAAGATCGCGGCCTGCGTGTGGCGCTGGTCACCGATGGCCGCATGTCCGGCGCCTCGGGCAAAGTGCCCGCCGCCATTCACATTTCCCCCGAAGCGGCGGCAGGTGGGACACTAGCACTCTTGCAAGATGGTGATATGCTGCGCCTCGATGCGACGAACGGCACGCTGGAGTGCCTGACCGACCTTGCGGGCCGCAAACCCGCGCCGGTTGATCTGGAGGCCAGCGCCAGCGGCATGGGACGCGAGCTATTCGCCGCGTTCCGCGCGCAAGTTGGCGGTGCCGAAACCGGAGCAGCCGTGGTCGTTTAA
- the eda gene encoding bifunctional 4-hydroxy-2-oxoglutarate aldolase/2-dehydro-3-deoxy-phosphogluconate aldolase produces MTPAEQSAAAAKICALAPVVPVLIVENTADAKPLASALVAGGLPALEVTLRTPAALDVIRAMAEVEGGVVGAGTLLTPADVKAAKAAGAKFGVSPGATQALIDACAEYELPLLPGAATASEVMFLLEQGFTVQKFFPAEYAGGVPLLSAWSSPLPQVKFCPTGGVSPSNAVKYLSLPNVICVGGSWVAPKSAVASGNWAEITRLAADARLIAGV; encoded by the coding sequence GTGACACCCGCCGAACAATCCGCCGCCGCCGCAAAGATTTGCGCGCTTGCCCCCGTCGTTCCGGTTCTGATCGTTGAAAACACCGCAGATGCCAAGCCCTTGGCCAGCGCGTTGGTCGCAGGCGGCCTGCCCGCGCTGGAAGTCACTTTGCGCACCCCCGCCGCGCTGGATGTCATCCGCGCCATGGCCGAGGTCGAGGGCGGCGTCGTAGGTGCAGGCACGCTGCTGACCCCCGCCGATGTAAAAGCCGCGAAAGCCGCAGGCGCGAAATTCGGCGTCTCGCCCGGCGCGACCCAGGCCCTGATTGATGCCTGCGCCGAATATGAGCTGCCCCTGCTGCCGGGCGCGGCCACCGCATCCGAAGTGATGTTTCTTTTGGAACAGGGCTTTACGGTGCAGAAATTCTTTCCTGCCGAATATGCGGGCGGCGTGCCGCTGCTGTCGGCATGGTCCTCGCCGCTGCCGCAGGTGAAATTCTGCCCGACGGGCGGCGTCAGCCCCTCGAATGCGGTCAAATACCTCAGCCTGCCCAATGTCATCTGCGTCGGCGGCAGCTGGGTCGCACCAAAATCCGCCGTTGCATCGGGCAATTGGGCCGAGATCACCCGCCTTGCCGCCGATGCCCGCCTGATCGCAGGCGTCTAA
- a CDS encoding FadR/GntR family transcriptional regulator, giving the protein MSRQTIYDDLLDQLGQRICGGVYAAHEVLRTDDLAAEFDLSRTVIREALKVIESMGLIRARRSLGLVVMPQADWHVFDPRVIRWRMAGPDRMNQLRSLTQLRQTIEPVATRFAALHASDAQRQQIVELADLMMETGEKGDLAAFLAHDIDFHALLLEASGNEMFRAISTSVAAVLKGRTEHKLMPTKPKPESLALHKLVAVSVANGDSATAEAAMQTLMNEVRTTLDGI; this is encoded by the coding sequence TTGTCACGACAAACCATCTATGACGATCTGCTGGATCAACTGGGCCAACGGATTTGCGGTGGCGTCTATGCCGCGCATGAGGTGCTGCGCACCGATGATCTGGCGGCTGAATTTGATCTGTCGCGCACCGTCATCCGCGAGGCGTTGAAAGTCATCGAATCGATGGGGTTGATCCGGGCGCGGCGATCCTTGGGGCTGGTGGTTATGCCGCAAGCGGATTGGCATGTGTTCGACCCGCGCGTCATCCGCTGGCGCATGGCGGGGCCGGATCGGATGAACCAGCTGCGCAGCTTGACCCAGTTGCGCCAGACGATCGAGCCGGTGGCAACACGCTTTGCCGCGCTGCATGCCAGTGATGCACAGCGGCAGCAGATCGTGGAACTGGCTGATCTTATGATGGAAACCGGCGAAAAGGGCGATCTTGCGGCCTTTTTGGCGCATGATATCGACTTTCACGCCCTGCTGCTGGAAGCGAGCGGCAATGAAATGTTCCGCGCCATTTCGACCAGCGTGGCCGCCGTGCTAAAGGGGCGCACGGAACATAAGTTGATGCCGACCAAGCCCAAGCCCGAAAGCCTTGCGCTGCATAAGTTGGTCGCCGTCAGTGTCGCCAATGGCGACAGCGCCACCGCCGAGGCGGCGATGCAAACCCTGATGAACGAGGTTCGCACCACCTTGGACGGGATTTAG
- a CDS encoding gluconokinase, with the protein MAEPQHFVVFGVAGAGKTTVAHQLADATGRIFADADDFHTPEAVQKMSSGIALTTEDRLPWLARIRDWMDMQAANGQRTSVACSALRRDYRDILRGKPGDVRFIFLSGTQDLIGSRLAARAHHYMPSSLLASQFQTLEPLFPDENGVTIDVSVPVTDIVDQLRRSDRLAG; encoded by the coding sequence ATGGCTGAACCTCAGCACTTTGTGGTGTTCGGCGTTGCCGGCGCCGGTAAAACCACTGTTGCGCATCAGCTGGCTGATGCAACAGGCCGCATCTTTGCCGATGCGGATGATTTCCATACGCCGGAAGCGGTTCAGAAAATGTCGTCCGGCATTGCCCTGACGACCGAGGATCGTTTGCCATGGCTTGCGCGTATCCGCGACTGGATGGATATGCAGGCCGCAAATGGCCAACGTACCAGCGTGGCCTGTTCCGCGCTGCGCCGCGACTATCGCGATATTTTGCGCGGCAAGCCCGGTGATGTCCGCTTTATCTTTCTATCAGGCACCCAAGACCTGATTGGATCGCGCCTTGCGGCGCGGGCGCATCATTATATGCCCAGCAGCCTACTTGCTTCACAATTCCAAACGCTTGAGCCGCTGTTCCCCGACGAAAACGGGGTAACAATCGACGTATCTGTGCCGGTCACCGATATCGTCGATCAACTGCGGCGCAGCGATCGACTCGCAGGCTGA
- a CDS encoding ABC transporter substrate-binding protein has product MRLSLISRRSLMVAALLLGTTALVACKTEDTASADENRTITVGVQRPPNSYDPLLSVWGGQYQMYLLPVYEPLIRQNTDGTYGPALAVEFGYSDEARREYTLTLREGVVFSDGTTPVTADAVKQNLDRLLTVSGPQTRELSDSLAGVTAPDARTVVISLNQANPDLERIISQLSGMIVNPAALAEGSDLATNPAGAGPYVLDAANTIVNDTYVYTKNPHYYDPDAYPYATITMKVYGDQNAMLTALQSGVAQLGYGGPDNVEVARRAGLQVAEQPTNVFHIVLHDRDGALAPALADQRVRQALNFAVDREAILASVYRGEGALTTQIFGPNTEAYDAALNDLYPYDPDRARALLRDAGYPDGFTFSVAMFFPQRDGDYAQAIAAYLAEIGVTMQINSLAGTTSDPSIMRQNGGFVNGFGGQGAFTDSKTLFLSPGTIFNAFGSVDPELNALWEAAANQTSDAARQQGFRDLGRAVVEKAWFLPTTVVNAVAYYREDALSDVTFTPGVTVPLFYELRNKAE; this is encoded by the coding sequence ATGCGACTTTCCCTGATTTCGCGCCGCAGCCTGATGGTTGCAGCGCTCCTGCTTGGCACAACCGCACTGGTCGCCTGCAAGACCGAAGACACCGCCAGCGCGGATGAAAACCGCACGATCACGGTCGGCGTCCAGCGTCCGCCGAACTCGTATGACCCGCTGCTCAGTGTGTGGGGCGGCCAATACCAGATGTATCTGCTGCCGGTATACGAGCCGCTGATCCGCCAGAATACCGACGGCACCTATGGCCCCGCCCTTGCTGTCGAATTCGGCTATAGCGATGAGGCGCGCCGTGAATATACGCTGACCCTGCGCGAGGGCGTGGTCTTTTCAGATGGCACAACGCCGGTGACGGCGGATGCGGTGAAACAAAACCTCGACCGCCTGCTGACGGTATCGGGCCCGCAAACGCGCGAGCTGTCGGATTCCCTCGCGGGCGTCACCGCGCCTGACGCGCGCACCGTCGTGATCAGCCTGAACCAAGCAAACCCCGACCTCGAGCGTATCATCAGCCAGCTCAGCGGCATGATCGTGAACCCCGCCGCGCTGGCCGAGGGGTCGGATCTGGCGACGAACCCCGCAGGCGCTGGCCCCTATGTCCTTGATGCCGCGAATACAATCGTCAACGACACCTATGTCTACACCAAGAACCCGCATTACTACGACCCAGACGCCTATCCCTATGCGACCATCACGATGAAGGTTTACGGCGACCAGAATGCCATGCTGACCGCACTGCAATCGGGCGTCGCGCAGCTGGGGTATGGCGGCCCTGATAACGTCGAGGTTGCCCGCCGTGCCGGTCTGCAGGTCGCCGAACAGCCGACCAACGTCTTCCATATCGTGCTGCATGACCGCGATGGCGCGCTTGCCCCCGCCCTTGCCGATCAGCGCGTGCGCCAAGCGTTGAACTTTGCCGTCGACCGCGAGGCGATCCTCGCCTCGGTCTATCGCGGTGAAGGCGCGCTGACGACGCAGATCTTTGGCCCCAATACCGAGGCCTATGACGCGGCGCTGAACGACCTCTATCCCTATGATCCCGATCGCGCCCGCGCCCTGCTGCGTGATGCTGGCTACCCCGATGGTTTCACCTTTTCGGTCGCCATGTTCTTTCCGCAGCGCGACGGCGATTACGCACAGGCCATTGCCGCCTATCTGGCCGAGATCGGCGTGACCATGCAGATCAATTCGCTGGCGGGCACCACATCCGATCCGTCGATCATGCGCCAGAACGGCGGTTTCGTGAACGGCTTTGGCGGTCAGGGCGCGTTCACCGATTCCAAAACGCTGTTCCTGTCGCCCGGCACGATCTTTAACGCCTTCGGCTCGGTCGATCCGGAACTCAATGCGCTGTGGGAAGCCGCCGCAAACCAGACCAGTGATGCGGCGCGCCAACAGGGCTTCCGTGATCTGGGCCGCGCTGTGGTTGAAAAGGCGTGGTTCTTGCCCACCACCGTCGTCAACGCCGTCGCCTATTACCGCGAGGATGCGCTGTCGGACGTGACTTTCACGCCCGGCGTCACCGTGCCGCTGTTCTACGAGCTGCGCAACAAAGCCGAGTAA
- a CDS encoding ABC transporter permease codes for MLWFVAKRLLTAIPTLLIVATLTFLLVYMLPGDVAQTILGDQATPDQVARLRGELGLDRPFFAQYVSYLGQLAQLEFGRSLINNQDVLYAIGQRSTVTLTLAIGATVFSAVVGIALGMWAALKGGAVDRSLRTLTSIGMAIPSFWAGLLLVLLFAVTLMWLPANGYTPITRNPGMWAMSLILPIVAISIAAISTLTRQTRASFQEVLGKDFIRSLRASGLPVGVIAFKHGLRNAAIPVITVIGLQFVALLGGAVITETVFALPGIGQLVVSAVQQRDLPVVQGVVIYITVIVLLVNLCLDLAQGWLNPKMRLS; via the coding sequence ATGCTTTGGTTTGTTGCAAAGCGGCTTTTGACCGCGATTCCAACGCTTCTCATCGTCGCCACACTGACCTTCCTGCTGGTCTATATGCTGCCCGGAGACGTGGCGCAGACCATCCTGGGCGATCAGGCGACACCGGATCAAGTGGCTCGCCTGCGGGGCGAACTTGGTCTAGACCGTCCGTTTTTTGCGCAATATGTCAGTTACTTGGGGCAGCTCGCGCAGCTTGAATTCGGCCGCTCGCTGATCAACAACCAAGATGTGCTCTATGCGATTGGCCAGCGCTCGACCGTCACGCTGACGCTGGCGATTGGCGCCACGGTGTTTTCGGCCGTCGTTGGTATCGCGCTGGGGATGTGGGCGGCGCTGAAAGGCGGCGCGGTCGACCGCAGCTTGCGCACGCTGACCTCGATCGGCATGGCGATCCCCAGTTTCTGGGCGGGGCTGCTGCTGGTGTTGCTGTTTGCGGTGACGCTGATGTGGCTGCCCGCCAATGGCTATACCCCCATCACCCGCAATCCCGGCATGTGGGCAATGTCGCTGATTCTGCCGATTGTGGCGATTTCCATCGCTGCCATCTCCACCCTGACGCGCCAGACGCGGGCCTCGTTTCAAGAGGTGCTGGGCAAGGATTTCATCCGCTCGCTACGCGCCAGCGGCCTGCCGGTGGGCGTCATCGCCTTTAAGCACGGGCTGCGCAATGCCGCCATACCGGTCATCACCGTGATCGGGTTGCAATTCGTCGCCCTTTTGGGCGGCGCGGTGATTACCGAGACCGTCTTTGCCCTGCCCGGCATCGGCCAGTTGGTCGTCAGCGCCGTGCAACAGCGCGACCTGCCCGTCGTGCAAGGCGTCGTCATCTATATCACCGTCATCGTGCTGCTGGTGAACCTCTGCCTCGATCTGGCGCAGGGCTGGCTCAATCCGAAAATGAGGCTGTCGTGA
- a CDS encoding dipeptide/oligopeptide/nickel ABC transporter permease/ATP-binding protein, translating to MTITTTNTTERPIIKRKSYLRDVLTRPTAIIGLSWIVIVAVAAVFATQLSPYSPIENNLRATFQLPTLAHPLGTDQLGRDILSRLMHGAAEALIGSLVAVTVAVMIGLPLGLLAGYYGRWVNLITSRLADLLLTIPTIIVLLAVLAVFGNNMYFAMIALGTMLSAGFMRLATSTTQGVARELYVDAARVFGVRDLRILIRHVLPNMIGPIVVQTSMMLGIALLLQSGLSFLGLGARPPFPSWGQMVAEASLQVYTQPWMMVPAGLAIALTTLALNFIGDAARDALPQAQRGNLLASSASAPRPAQDQTPKADDIALSVRDLHVGFPDGKGGTHPLVRGVSFDVKRGTTLGLVGESGSGKTITALSILGLLPTPLCITQGSIILDQANLAGADEAGYKGIRGRRIALVSQEPMNALDPCFKVKTHLRGPLMRFRGLSRRAADAEALELLKTVGMRDPKKVYESYPHQLSGGMAQRVSIAWALAGQPDILIADEPTTALDVTVEAGILDLLRELQSTFDMSIVLVTHDLGVVADICTEVVVMRDGQIMEHAPVDQIFTAPQHPYTQSLLQHARALERDLGQD from the coding sequence ATGACCATAACAACCACAAACACCACCGAGCGCCCCATCATCAAACGCAAGAGCTATCTGCGCGATGTGCTGACGCGTCCGACCGCTATCATTGGCCTGTCGTGGATCGTCATCGTTGCGGTTGCCGCCGTTTTTGCGACCCAGCTTTCGCCCTATTCGCCGATTGAAAACAACCTGCGCGCGACCTTCCAACTGCCGACGCTGGCGCATCCCCTTGGCACCGACCAGCTGGGCCGCGATATCCTGTCGCGCCTGATGCATGGCGCGGCCGAGGCGTTGATCGGATCGCTGGTTGCCGTGACCGTCGCTGTGATGATCGGTCTGCCGCTGGGCTTGCTCGCCGGTTACTATGGCCGCTGGGTGAACCTGATCACCAGCCGTTTGGCCGACCTGCTGCTGACCATCCCCACGATCATCGTGCTGCTGGCGGTCCTCGCGGTCTTTGGCAATAATATGTATTTTGCCATGATCGCGCTGGGGACCATGCTGTCGGCGGGCTTTATGCGCCTTGCGACATCCACCACCCAGGGCGTCGCGCGCGAGCTTTATGTCGATGCCGCCCGCGTCTTTGGCGTGCGTGATCTGCGCATTCTGATCCGCCATGTGTTGCCCAATATGATCGGGCCGATCGTGGTGCAGACCTCGATGATGCTGGGGATTGCGCTGCTGCTGCAATCGGGCCTCAGCTTTCTGGGCCTTGGCGCGCGACCACCCTTCCCCAGCTGGGGCCAGATGGTCGCCGAGGCTTCGCTGCAGGTCTATACCCAGCCGTGGATGATGGTGCCTGCGGGTCTTGCGATTGCGCTGACGACACTGGCGCTGAACTTTATCGGGGATGCGGCGCGCGATGCACTGCCGCAGGCGCAGCGCGGCAATCTGCTGGCCTCCAGCGCCTCGGCCCCGCGACCCGCGCAGGATCAAACGCCAAAGGCCGATGACATCGCGCTGTCGGTGCGCGATCTGCATGTCGGTTTCCCCGATGGCAAGGGCGGCACCCACCCGCTGGTGCGCGGCGTCAGCTTTGACGTCAAACGCGGCACCACGCTTGGCCTCGTCGGCGAAAGCGGCTCGGGGAAAACTATCACCGCGCTGTCGATCCTTGGCCTTCTGCCGACGCCGCTTTGCATCACCCAAGGCAGCATCATTTTGGATCAGGCAAACCTCGCCGGTGCGGATGAGGCCGGTTACAAAGGCATCCGCGGTCGCCGCATCGCGCTGGTCTCGCAAGAGCCGATGAACGCCCTCGACCCCTGTTTCAAGGTCAAGACCCACCTGCGGGGGCCGCTGATGCGCTTTCGCGGCCTCTCGCGCCGCGCGGCCGATGCCGAGGCGCTCGAGCTGTTGAAAACCGTCGGGATGCGCGATCCGAAAAAGGTGTATGAAAGCTATCCGCACCAGCTATCCGGCGGCATGGCGCAGCGTGTCTCGATCGCTTGGGCGCTGGCGGGTCAGCCCGATATCCTGATCGCGGACGAGCCGACCACCGCCCTTGATGTGACGGTCGAGGCGGGCATTCTGGATCTGCTGCGGGAACTCCAGTCGACATTCGACATGTCCATCGTGCTGGTCACCCACGACCTTGGCGTCGTCGCCGATATCTGCACCGAGGTCGTCGTCATGCGCGATGGCCAGATCATGGAACACGCCCCCGTCGATCAGATCTTTACCGCGCCGCAGCACCCCTACACCCAATCGCTTTTGCAGCACGCCCGCGCGCTGGAACGCGACCTTGGACAAGACTGA